A DNA window from Streptomyces parvus contains the following coding sequences:
- a CDS encoding ATP-binding protein, with protein MNEQVTSPPEEPGQGPASAEVPPSAEVLLSAEVFDGEPGCIALARALADRFLTRLAVECLAPIGEHTRSDLMLAVSELVTNADRYSHGPYMLELEGNAERISVTVYDSSTAMPVLYAPDPSRLGGHGMEIVVALCDRLTAERVPVGKRIRAEFQLSI; from the coding sequence ATGAACGAACAGGTCACCTCCCCACCGGAAGAGCCGGGTCAGGGGCCGGCTTCCGCCGAGGTACCGCCCTCCGCCGAGGTACTGCTCAGCGCCGAGGTCTTCGACGGCGAGCCTGGCTGCATCGCGCTGGCGCGTGCGCTCGCCGACCGCTTCCTGACGAGGCTCGCGGTGGAGTGCCTCGCCCCGATCGGGGAACACACACGCAGCGATCTGATGCTGGCCGTCAGCGAACTCGTGACCAACGCCGACCGCTACAGCCACGGGCCCTACATGCTGGAACTGGAGGGCAACGCGGAGCGCATCAGCGTCACGGTGTACGACAGCAGCACCGCGATGCCCGTGCTGTACGCCCCCGACCCCTCCCGCCTCGGCGGCCACGGCATGGAGATCGTCGTGGCGCTCTGCGACCGGCTCACCGCCGAGCGGGTGCCGGTGGGCAAGCGGATCCGCGCGGAGTTCCAGCTCAGCATCTGA
- a CDS encoding response regulator, producing MNTPVQPIEVLLVEDDPGDELMTREAFEDNKIRNTLHVVRDGQEALDFLYRRGEYADAPRPDLVLLDLNLPKYDGRQVLEQIKGDPELSLIPVVVLTTSSAEEDILRSYKLHANAYVTKPVDLDQFIAAVRQIDEFFVTVVRLPGRA from the coding sequence GTGAACACCCCTGTGCAGCCCATCGAGGTCCTGCTCGTCGAGGACGACCCCGGCGACGAGCTGATGACCCGTGAGGCCTTCGAGGACAACAAGATCCGCAACACCCTGCACGTCGTGCGCGACGGACAGGAGGCGCTGGACTTCCTCTACCGGCGTGGCGAGTACGCCGACGCCCCCCGCCCCGACCTGGTGCTGCTGGACCTGAACCTGCCCAAGTACGACGGCCGCCAGGTGCTGGAACAGATCAAGGGCGACCCCGAGCTCTCCCTCATCCCCGTGGTCGTGCTCACCACGTCGTCGGCCGAGGAGGACATCCTGCGCAGTTACAAGCTGCACGCCAACGCCTACGTGACGAAGCCGGTGGACCTCGACCAGTTCATCGCGGCGGTCCGCCAGATCGACGAGTTCTTCGTGACCGTGGTGCGGCTGCCCGGACGTGCGTAG